In the Microplitis mediator isolate UGA2020A chromosome 5, iyMicMedi2.1, whole genome shotgun sequence genome, caaaaattaattgacttaaattattttattactatttttattttataaaagaaaatattctaTGAATACGAAGAAAAACGGAGATAAAAAATGTacgatttttattatgcttttgacaaaacttgaaacaggaagttgagtcacgaaaaaaaatgattatgctgtactgtaattattattctgagcctgtaaaaatttataattctcTACTATACTTCTTaattgagacaaaaaaatttttattgcaatttgATAATTTCTTGGCggttcaactttttgtttcaagtttgatcgacagcataataaaaattcgtagaTTTCTCAAGCTCATTTCTCTGCGTGAATAATAGTATAGAAAATAAACTCATTACATTCATTCAACACGACATAactgtttataaatttaataatttaaagtttcttcacatttgtttcaaaaattgtactttgagtgaataatttttcaaatcactgtttttaaaataattcaaaagattTCTCATGCATGGATATGGCAATCCTAAGATCTCTTTGAAGTCAGGATACTCGGAAATTTCGTCGATGAGCTTTTTTCTGGCAAGGCCTCTCCAAAAGCAACCTTTGATAATACTTTTATACTCCGGAAACTTTGCCGAATAACTTTCAGATTTGAGAATCTCGAAAATCGATTCATTCTCCAAATACGTGAGCAACGTAAATAAATTAGCGGTTACGAAATTATAATACGTAACACCATCGCTAATTATCTCACGCTTCATGTTTTCCACTTCTTTgttgtacttttttttgaatcgatGTGGACCAGCAGAActatttatcaaattattatatttttcatcacTCAGATATAAATTGAGACATCTCaacttaaaaatatgttcGGTCATATATTCAATAATATCTTCAGCGGTATCCATATCGGACAGGAGTTCTATGTCATCATTGTCTGTTTTCcgattatgaaataattgattatttaacaaataatcaAGCGGTATATAACCATTGTCacatttaatattcatatCTGCACCATATTCTAGTAAATCTGTGAGGGATGACAAATGTCTGCATTGAAATGCAATATGAAGTGGCGTTCTTCCCTggctatttaaaaagttaacgTCAGCGCCATATTCAATAAGATCTTTCAAATGCCACATTGTAGAACCAATCGCAGCCATAGAGTGCAGTAATGGACGGTGTGATCTATCACCAAACAGATTTATATCTATTTCGTACTTTAACGACGATGTTGGACCAAGGTCTCTAATATACTGGATCATCCATTCGACGATTTCACTATCATCCCATCGTATAATATCGCGAAGAATACATTCAGCATTTCTGTAGTCCAATAAATTATAgttcttatttttaataagatattcaaaaagttttttatttttaccagtATCAACTTGAATAATTGGAAGATAACCCCTTTCATCTTGGATATACATATCACCACCTTTACTGATAAGTAATTTAACTATTTCTTCTGTGCTTTCTATACAGGCTAAATGCATTGTCGGTCTTCCACTACCATCAGGGTACTCGTACCTCTTACTTAAATCAGCACCATGATCGAGAAGCAATTCAACTATTTTATAGTGACGGTTGCTTATAGCGATGTGAATAGGATAAGAAAAATCATACCAAATATCGTGGTATGTATGGCCTAAATTTTCCTTTCGTAATCCATTCTTAATATTCACACCAGCTCCGTTGTTAAGTAAGAGTTTTACCATTTCCAGATCCTTATTTTTACAAGCAACATATAATGCCGTCTGTGAGTTGTAGAATGTATAATCGATAAAATTAACATCTATTCCTCGTTTTATGAGTATTTCAACAACACCATGATACTTTTTTCTAACAGATTTGcataaaaagtcaaaagtaCTCATTCCCTGAGTAATGTCAATGTCAATacactttttcaaaagtttttctGCCAATTCACTACAGTCGTTATCGAGCAAATTACTAAGTAGCCtcagataatttatttcagtGATATTATTATCCGACACGTGGTCTACTAGCAGTTCAAGAATCTCTTCATCATTCTCCACATCTGGAATATTAAATGATATCAAGCAATgcagatttattttattaatatcagcTCCTCTCTCTAGCATTATTTTAACAAGTTCAGCGTTGCCATAATTAACTGCCCAATGGAGCGGCGTGCTTCGATACTTTTCGTAGACGTTGTTCATTGGGACGTTCTTACTCAGCAAAAGATTAACTACATCATACTGTTTAGTTTCCAAAGCAAGACAGAGTAAGTTATATCCGTATAACCATTCTGTATTACTCGGCAACTTCAAAGAATTGATGATACTCTCAATTTCTGCTAGGCTTCCCTTATCgattgcaataaataaatctcgCTCCAGTTGTTTAGTTTTTTCAAGATTCTCCATAGTTTAACTTGTATCTAAACAAACCAAAAAAACAcaaacattaataatatatgataataacaattaatgaaGAATTCGgcctaatttaaatttaatctaatgAACAAACGGTAAAGTAAAAATGGCAGGCTGAGCGCAACATTGAAAAGAGTCacttaatttgaaattatagtaaattataaaatactatGGGCTTGTTCGGCCGAACTAAGTCCTgagtaagtttttttatagtaaaagcATATTTTCTATATCAAATCTTACTATGTTCTGAGTAAATTTGCTCAGGACTTAGTTCGACCGAACATGCCCATATTCTAATAcatttagattcacaaatgATTATTTgtcatgttattttttttacgagaagtttttttctttaaaaaatatcaaaacgCATTAAtcagttaaagtgagcgaGTAATGGTACTGATCGGGTTCAAAGTTTCCTTATACACAAGCggcataatttaattattaagaaaaagtTAACTAATATGGGTGTTTTCAGACAGATGTATctgaagatcgaaacgtttCTCGCGatactgaaataaaaaaacacaatgataattaaaaaatctactggatctagatttctgaaatgtttcgcataggcgctagtatgtcagccgaaaatttcaGTCACCCCTAAAGCAATCAAATCccaagtttttttcattttgttgcgcgaaaaactttcggatcttcaggtacattcaGACAGCGCCCtccgtttttcaaaaatatgtaatgattttcaactgtcataaccgtatttaaattttattaattaattaaaaaaaattaaaaccttaattgaaaaaaggacaacgtagtcgtaatttcgttgagatagagaattaaaaaaaaaattgcttacaatttatatcaattggaagttaaacgaaatttgttgaataaattttagccaacaaaatttaaaaattcgaattataaaattgacatgacaatttgactgaaatttatttaacgaattttatttaactcctaattgatatcaagtgtaaataatttttttttaaatctatatatcggcgaaattacgactacgttgtcattttttcaataaaaatgctttaatcttttttttactaattgataaaatatttatatacttagaactgttgaaagtcattgaacagttttaaaaagtagggggcactgtctgagaacgCCTTTGAATTGTAAACTAGAATTATGACACATTTAAATGGATATAAAGAATTTATAACGTGATGGTCATTTCACGTTTCAATTCTTAACGCCCCAGAATTATTTGTCTTACGATTGTGAATTTGTAGActagtagataaaaaaatatcactaaAGTGTAGATTATATAGTTTctcaaattacatttatttttcattgatatttaaattattatatcatttttaaaatttttgtttctatgctttatttttattttcaattatgcTATACTAGTTTTTTAAAGTCAACTATAACATTGGGAgtgttatattaatatttaaagtttcaaaaatgaattgaattacatttttaatatttttactgtacacatggaaatataaatgaaaaaatattcaataaataataatatgaaaaataaatcaattacatTCAGTTAACACGACAAAactgtttataaaataaataatttaacattttttcaaatttgtttcaaaaattgtattttaagtaaataatttttaaaatcactgtttttaaaataattcaaaagattTCTCATGCATGGATATGGCAATCCTAAGATCTCTTTGAAGTCAGGATACTCGGAAATTTCGTCGATGAGCTTTTTTCTGGCAAGGCCTCTCCAAAAGCAACCTTTGATAATACTTTTATACTCCGGAAACTTTGCCGAATAACTTTCAGATTTAAGAATCTCGAAAATCGATTCATTCTCCAAATACGTGAGCAACGTAAATAAATTAGCGGTTACGAAATTATAATACGTAACACCATCGCTAATTATCTCACGCTTCATGTTTTCCACTTCTTTgttgtacttttttttgaatcgatGTGGACCAGCAgaactatttataaaattattatatttttcgtcCCTCGTATATAAATTGATACATCtcaacttaaaaatatattcggtTATATATTCAATAATATCTTCATCGGTATCCATATTGATCACAAATTCTGCGTCTGCATTGTCTGCTTCCAGATTTTCAATCAGTTGTTTATCTAACAAATAATCAAGCGGTATACAACCATTGtcacatttaatatttatatctgcGCCATATTTAAGTAAACTTTTGATGGATGACAATTGTCCGCAGTCGAATGCTGTATGAAGTGGCGTTCTTCCTTGGCTATTTACAAAGTTAACGTCAGCGCCATATTCAATAAGATTCTTCAAATGCCACCTCGTAGAATCACTTGCAGCAACAGAGTTCAATAATGGACGGTGGGATCTATCAGCAAAcaaatttatatctaattCGTACTTTAACGACGATGTTGGGCCTAGTTCTCTAATATACTGGATCATCAATTCGACGATTTCACTATCATCCCATCGCGTAGTGGAGCGAAGAATATATTCAGCATTTCCGTAATCCATTGAAttatagtttttgtttttaataagatattcaaaaatattgttattctCACAAGCAGCAGCATCAACGATTGGAAGATAACCGTTTTTATCTTCAAAATAAACATCACTACCTCTACGGATAAGTAATTTCACTATTTCTAATGTACTTTCGTAACAAGCTAAATGGAGTGTCGGTCTTCCACCACAATTAGGGTATTCATGGTCCTCACATACCTTAGCGCCATGATCGAGAAGCAATTCAACTATTTCGTAGTTGCACCTTCTTATAGCGATGTTAATAGGATACAAACAATCAATCGAAATATAGAAGTCGAAATGGAGtgaattttttctatatactCCATTCTTAATATTCGCATCTGCTCCATTATTAAGTAAGAGTTTGACTATTTCCAGATCCTCATTATTACAAGCAATATATAATGCAGTCTGTGAGTCATAGCATgtgtaatcaataaaattaacatcTATTCCTCGTTTTATGAGCATTTTAACTACATTATGATACTTTTTTCTAACAGATTTGcataaaaagtcaaaagtaCTCATTCCCTGAGTAATGTCAATGTCAATacactttttcaaaagtttttctGCCAATTCGCTATAACCGTTATCGAGCAAATAACCAAGTAGCCGCAGGTAATTTGATTCAGTAATATTATTATCCGACACATGGTCTACTAGCAATTTAAGAATCTCTTTATTGTTCTCCATATCTGGAATATTAAATGATGTCAAGCACTGCAgatttactttattaatatcaGCTCCTTCATCCAGCATTATTTTAACAAGTTCGGGATGGCCAGACCTAATTGCCCAATGGAGCGGCGTGCTTCGATACTTTTCGTAGACGTTGTTCATTGGGACGTTCTTACTCAGCAAAAGATTAACTACATCATACTGTTTAGTTTCCAAAGCAAGACAGAGTAATTTATATCCGTATAACCATTCTGTATCACTAGGCAACTCCAAAGAATTGATGATACTCTCGATTTCCGCTAGTTTTCCCTTATCGATTGCAATACATAAATCTCGCTCCAGTTGTTTAGTTCTTTCAAAATCCTCCATTGTTTAACTTATATCTAAACAAAACAAAGAAACACTTGTTCACCACTAAATGATAAGGTAAAAATCCTATTACTTGCTCACTTTTCATCGGAGTATGATTAAACGCGTCCGTATAAATTggtaaattaaacaaaaaattattttttttataaatattatttgtaattttaaatattagaacatagtatattacacactaAGGGAGGAAAGGAGGATAGTAA is a window encoding:
- the LOC130667650 gene encoding putative ankyrin repeat protein RF_0381 isoform X1, giving the protein MENLEKTKQLERDLFIAIDKGSLAEIESIINSLKLPSNTEWLYGYNLLCLALETKQYDVVNLLLSKNVPMNNVYEKYRSTPLHWAVNYGNAELVKIMLERGADINKINLHCLISFNIPDVENDEEILELLVDHVSDNNITEINYLRLLSNLLDNDCSELAEKLLKKCIDIDITQGMSTFDFLCKSVRKKYHGVVEILIKRGIDVNFIDYTFYNSQTALYVACKNKDLEMVKLLLNNGAGVNIKNGLRKENLGHTYHDIWYDFSYPIHIAISNRHYKIVELLLDHGADLSKRYEYPDGSGRPTMHLACIESTEEIVKLLISKGGDMYIQDERGYLPIIQVDTGKNKKLFEYLIKNKNYNLLDYRNAECILRDIIRWDDSEIVEWMIQYIRDLGPTSSLKYEIDINLFGDRSHRPLLHSMAAIGSTMWHLKDLIEYGADVNFLNSQGRTPLHIAFQCRHLSSLTDLLEYGADMNIKCDNGYIPLDYLLNNQLFHNRKTDNDDIELLSDMDTAEDIIEYMTEHIFKLRCLNLYLSDEKYNNLINSSAGPHRFKKKYNKEVENMKREIISDGVTYYNFVTANLFTLLTYLENESIFEILKSESYSAKFPEYKSIIKGCFWRGLARKKLIDEISEYPDFKEILGLPYPCMRNLLNYFKNSDLKNYSLKVQFLKQM
- the LOC130667650 gene encoding putative ankyrin repeat protein RF_0381 isoform X2 — translated: MEDFERTKQLERDLCIAIDKGKLAEIESIINSLELPSDTEWLYGYKLLCLALETKQYDVVNLLLSKNVPMNNVYEKYRSTPLHWAIRSGHPELVKIMLDEGADINKVNLQCLTSFNIPDMENNKEILKLLVDHVSDNNITESNYLRLLGYLLDNGYSELAEKLLKKCIDIDITQGMSTFDFLCKSVRKKYHNVVKMLIKRGIDVNFIDYTCYDSQTALYIACNNEDLEIVKLLLNNGADANIKNGVYRKNSLHFDFYISIDCLYPINIAIRRCNYEIVELLLDHGAKVCEDHEYPNCGGRPTLHLACYESTLEIVKLLIRRGSDVYFEDKNGYLPIVDAAACENNNIFEYLIKNKNYNSMDYGNAEYILRSTTRWDDSEIVELMIQYIRELGPTSSLKYELDINLFADRSHRPLLNSVAASDSTRWHLKNLIEYGADVNFVNSQGRTPLHTAFDCGQLSSIKSLLKYGADINIKCDNGCIPLDYLLDKQLIENLEADNADAEFVINMDTDEDIIEYITEYIFKLRCINLYTRDEKYNNFINSSAGPHRFKKKYNKEVENMKREIISDGVTYYNFVTANLFTLLTYLENESIFEILKSESYSAKFPEYKSIIKGCFWRGLARKKLIDEISEYPDFKEILGLPYPCMRNLLNYFKNSDFKNYLLKIQFLKQI